The following coding sequences lie in one Oncorhynchus kisutch isolate 150728-3 linkage group LG27, Okis_V2, whole genome shotgun sequence genomic window:
- the atpsckmt gene encoding ATP synthase subunit C lysine N-methyltransferase, with amino-acid sequence MAEQSLLETEAIQCNVNAKDTGFKKRLGLIATGIVGGSLVALYAVAGPFVAPALRKVCLPYVPATTAQVENVLKVLQARSGSLVDIGSGDGRIVIAAAKKGFRAVGFELNPWLVWYSRYRAWRAGVHHSTSFHISDLWKVSFNQYSNVVIFGVPQMMDKLEGKLQTELQSTAKVVACRFPFPTWAPDGTAGEGIDTVWVYDAESFKTERGTHQGHFVTPHQPLGNDDTTTSY; translated from the exons ATGGCAGAACAAAGCCTACTGGAAACTGAGGCGATACAATGTAACGTTAATGCTAAAGACACCGGCTTCAAAAAACGTTTAGGACTGATCGCAACTGGAATTGTCGGGGGGTCATTGGTTGCCCTTTACGCTGTTGCAGGTCCATTTGTTGCACCTGCTTTGAGAAAGGTGTGCCTACCTTATGTTCCCGCAACTACAGCACAGGTGGAAAATGTCCTGAAAGTGCTGCAGGCGAGATCTGGATCCCTCGTGGACATCGGAAGTGGGGATGGAAGAATA GTGATAGCAGCTGCAAAGAAAGGATTTCGAGCTGTTGGATTTGAGTTGAATCCATGGTTGGTGTGGTACTCTCGTTACAGAGCTTGGAGAGCGGGTGTTCATCATTCTACTTCCTTCCACATTTCAGATTTATGGAAG GTCAGCTTTAATCAGTACTCGAATGTTGTCATATTTGGAGTACCTCAGATG ATGGATAAGTTGGAGGGCAAACTGCAGACAGAACTACAGAGCACAGCTAAAGTGGTGGCCTGCCGTttcccttttcccacctgggcaCCTGATGGCACCGCTGGAGAAGGAATAGACACTGTGTGGGTATACGATGCAGAGTCGTTCAAAACAGAAAGAGGAACACATCAGGGACATTTTGTAACTCCACATCAGCCCCTGGGCAATGATGACACTACCACGTCATACTAA